A region of the Paracoccaceae bacterium genome:
GCACGGCGCCATCGGGGAAGGTCAGGGATATCGGGGCCATGGCTGGCTCTCCTCGTCGGTTCGGCGCCTACGGAACGCCCGGTTGCGGGTATGGTCGCGGCGTTCTGCGCGCAGCGCATGGCATTGTCAACGGTCCGGCACTCTGCCAGCCTGCCGCGGCACAGGGAGGGGCGGATGCGCAGTTTCGACGAAATCCTTTCCATCGCGGCGGAACGGAAAGGCGGGGCCGACAGGGTGCTGGCGGGCGTGCCCGTGCCGAAGTCGCCAGACGAACTGGCCGCGATCCCCGACGACCGCTGGCTGGCCGCGATGGCCCGCGGCATCTTTCAGGCCGGGATCAGCTGGTCCGTGGTCGATGCGAAATGGCCCGGCATCGAGACGGCATTCCACGGCTTCGACGTGGGCCGTGTGTCGATGATGGATGACGACTGGTTCGATGCGCTTGTGTCGGATCCGAGGGTGATCCGCAGCGGCGCCAAGATCGCGGCGATCCGCGACAACGCCGCCTTCATCCGCGAAACCGGCGGTTTCGGGCGCCGGGTGGGCGACTGGCCCGCCTCCGATTTCGTCGGGCTGCTGGACTGGCTGGGCCGGGGCGGCAGCCGGCTCGGCGGCACGACGGGGCAATACATGCTGCGCCAGATGGGCAAGGAAAGCTTCATCCTGACGCGCGACGTGGTGGCTCGGCTGGTCGCCGAAGGGGTGATCGACGGCCCCCCGGGATCGCGCAAGGCCATGGCGGCGGTGCAGGCGGCGTTCGACCGCTGGCGGGCCGAAAGCGGACAGAGCCTGTCGGCGATCAGCCGCGTGCTGGCGCAGAGCATCGGCTAGGGGGCGGCATGACGGACTACCTGACGACACCCGAAGGCCGTCGCATCGCCCACCACCGCACACCCGGGCGCGGGCCGGGGGTGGTGTTCATGGGCGGCTTCCGGTCGGACATGACAGGCACCAAGGCGGTCTATCTGGAGGAACGCGCGCGCATCGCGGGACGGGCCTTCTTGCGTTTCGACTATTCCGGCCATGGCGAGTCCTCGGGCACCTTCGAGGAGGGCTGCATCGGCGACTGGGCGGCCGACGCCATGGCGGCCGTCGCGGCGCTGACCGAGGGGCCGCAGGTCATCGTCGGGTCGTCGATGGGCGGATGGATCGCGCTGTTGCTGGCGCGCGCCATGCCCGACCGGGTGATCGGCCTCGTCGGGGTCGCCGCCGCCCCGGACTTCACCGAGGATCTGGTCTGGGCGGGCTTGTCGGATACCGACCGTGCGCAGCTGATGGCCGCGGGCCGGGTGGAACGCGCCTCGGCCTATGCCGACGGTCCCTATGTCTACACCCGCCGGCTGATCGAGGACGGGCGCCGCCATCTGGTGCTGCGCGACGCGCTCGACCTGCCGATGCCGGTGCGTCTGGTGCAGGGCACGGCCGACACCGACGTGCCCCCCTCGGTGGCGCTGCGGCTGATGGATCATGCGAACGGCCCCGACATCCGGCTGACCCTGATCAAGGGCGCCGACCATCGGTTGTCATCGCCCGGCGCGCTTGCCGTGATCGGCGCGGCGGTGGACGACCTGTGCGGAGACAACGATGCGTAGCCTTGGCAAATGGATCGGGCGCGTGTTTGTCCTGGTCATCGTGACGGTCGCCGCCCTGTGGTTTCTCGTGCCGCGCGACCGGATGGACCCGACGCTGGACTTCGATGCGGCCGCGCTGCCCGAAGACCTGGATGCCTGGCTCGCGGCGCGCGAGGCGGTCATCCCGGACATCGTGCCCGGCGCCGGGAAGGCCATCGTATGGGCGGGCGAACCGGGCGTCCGCACGGCGATGGCGGTGGTCTATGTCCACGGCTTTTCGGCCACCTGGCACGAAATCGCCCCGGTGCCGCAGGACGTGGCGCGGGCGCTTGGCGCCAACCTCTACCTGACCCGGCTGGCCGGGCATGGGCGGGACGGGGCGGCGATGGCCACGGCCAGCCCCGAGGACTGGATGACCGACCTTGCCGAGGCCCTGGCCATCGGGCGGCGGCTGGGCGATCGGGTGCTGATCATCGCCACCTCGACCGGGGCGACCCTGGCCACCGTCGGGCTGGCCGACCCTGCCGGGGCCCGCGACGTGGCGGGCGCGGTGTTCGTGTCGCCGAACTACCGGCTG
Encoded here:
- a CDS encoding DNA-3-methyladenine glycosylase I; the encoded protein is MRSFDEILSIAAERKGGADRVLAGVPVPKSPDELAAIPDDRWLAAMARGIFQAGISWSVVDAKWPGIETAFHGFDVGRVSMMDDDWFDALVSDPRVIRSGAKIAAIRDNAAFIRETGGFGRRVGDWPASDFVGLLDWLGRGGSRLGGTTGQYMLRQMGKESFILTRDVVARLVAEGVIDGPPGSRKAMAAVQAAFDRWRAESGQSLSAISRVLAQSIG
- a CDS encoding alpha/beta fold hydrolase — encoded protein: MRSLGKWIGRVFVLVIVTVAALWFLVPRDRMDPTLDFDAAALPEDLDAWLAAREAVIPDIVPGAGKAIVWAGEPGVRTAMAVVYVHGFSATWHEIAPVPQDVARALGANLYLTRLAGHGRDGAAMATASPEDWMTDLAEALAIGRRLGDRVLIIATSTGATLATVGLADPAGARDVAGAVFVSPNYRLASVAGAILDMPLARHWGPWVAGAERAFTPVNADHARWWTTRYPTAALFPMATLMRHARALDFGAMTVPLLVIRSPQDRVVDAGASAAVVSAWGAPARLVEPDLTPADDPYAHVIAGDVLSPGQTAWATALILDWARGL
- a CDS encoding alpha/beta hydrolase produces the protein MTDYLTTPEGRRIAHHRTPGRGPGVVFMGGFRSDMTGTKAVYLEERARIAGRAFLRFDYSGHGESSGTFEEGCIGDWAADAMAAVAALTEGPQVIVGSSMGGWIALLLARAMPDRVIGLVGVAAAPDFTEDLVWAGLSDTDRAQLMAAGRVERASAYADGPYVYTRRLIEDGRRHLVLRDALDLPMPVRLVQGTADTDVPPSVALRLMDHANGPDIRLTLIKGADHRLSSPGALAVIGAAVDDLCGDNDA